From Symphalangus syndactylus isolate Jambi chromosome X, NHGRI_mSymSyn1-v2.1_pri, whole genome shotgun sequence, the proteins below share one genomic window:
- the ZNF185 gene encoding zinc finger protein 185 isoform X9: MADRDELGLGGDSPEAMPVSAARGRPRITNGPEELAAPSPATLADYEGKSVATKVGEAWQERPGAPRSGQGDPAVPTQQPADPSTPEQQSSPSGSEQLVGQESCGSSVLADFEGKNVATKVGEAWQDRPGAPRGGQGDPAVPTQQPADTSTPEQQNSPSGSEQFVRRESCTSRVRSPSSCMVTVTVTATSEQPHIYIPAPASELDSSSTTKGILFVKEYVNASEESSGKPVSARYSNVSSIEDSFAMEKKPPCGSTPYSERTTGGICTYCNHEIRDCPKITLEHLGICCHEYCFKCGICSKPMGDLLDQIFIHRDTIHCEKCYEKLF; encoded by the exons ATGGCCGACCGGGACGAGCTCGGCCTCGGCGGGGATTCTCCTGAGGCCATGCCCGTGTCGGCCGCCAGAGGTCGCCCGAGGATCACGAATGGGCCCGAGGAGCTGGCTGCCCCTTCCCCCGC GACCTTGGCTGATTATGAGGGGAAGAGTGTGGCCACCAAGGTTGGAGAGGCCTGGCAGGAAAGGCCTGGAGCCCCAAGAAGTGGCCAAGGAGACCCAGCTGTACCCACTCAGCAACCTGCAGATCCCAGCACCCCAGAGCAGCAAAGCAGCCCCAGCGGATCTGAGCAACTTGTTGGACAAGAGAGTTGTGGCAGCAG CGTGTTGGCTGATTTTGAGGGGAAGAATGTGGCCACCAAGGTCGGAGAGGCCTGGCAGGACAGGCCTGGAGCCCCAAGAGGTGGCCAAGGAGACCCAGCTGTACCCACTCAGCAACCTGCAGATACCAGCACCCCAGAACAGCAGAACAGCCCCAGCGGATCTGAGCAATTCGTCAGACGAGAGAGCTGCACCAGCAG ggtGAGGAGCCCCTCGAGCTGCATGGTCACCGTTACTGTCACTGCCACTTCTGAGCAGCCTCACATTTATATTCCAGCCCCCGCAAGTGAATTGGACTCCAGCTCTACCAC CAAAGGGATTCTCTTCGTGAAGGAGTACGTGAATGCTAGTGAAGAGTCTTCTGGGAAGCCAGTATCTGCACGCTATAGCAA CGTCAGCAGCATTGAGGACTCTTTCGCCATGGAGAAGAAGCCTCCATGTGGCAGCACTCCATACTCTGAGAG GACAACTGGAGGGATCTGTACTTACTGCAACCATGAGATCCGAGACTGTCCAAAGATTACCCTAGAACATCTTGGTATCTGCTGCCATGAATATTGCTTTAAG tGTGGGATTTGCAGTAAACCGATG